In a genomic window of Nodosilinea sp. E11:
- a CDS encoding aldose epimerase yields the protein MFAVALKADPAATYVLSDTDTARLEIVPDRGGLVTRWQVEGQDIFYFDRDRFAHPELSVRGGIPILFPICGNLPDNQYHLGDQSFSLKQHGFARDLPWQVTQQDVSEAASLTLELTSTEATLGQYPFAFKLAFTFKLKGHSLEIQQRFTNLADQAMPFATGLHPYFLVEDKSQLDFDIPAIEYRDHLSGSVETFGGSFDFEQAEIDLAFQGLTASTATVIDRHLGRQLTLTWSADYTKLVFWTVKGKDYYCLEPWTAPRNALNTGEDLLMLAPQETLETTVGMAVSFL from the coding sequence GTGTTTGCCGTTGCTCTAAAAGCAGACCCCGCTGCAACTTACGTTCTGTCTGACACCGATACCGCTCGGCTAGAGATCGTGCCCGATCGCGGTGGGTTGGTGACCCGCTGGCAGGTCGAAGGCCAAGACATCTTTTACTTTGACCGCGATCGCTTTGCCCACCCCGAACTGTCGGTACGGGGTGGCATTCCAATTCTGTTTCCGATCTGCGGTAATTTGCCCGATAACCAATATCATCTCGGTGATCAGAGCTTCAGCCTTAAGCAGCACGGCTTTGCCCGCGATCTACCCTGGCAGGTTACCCAGCAAGATGTCTCTGAAGCCGCTAGCCTCACCCTCGAATTGACCAGCACCGAGGCAACCCTAGGGCAGTACCCCTTTGCCTTCAAGCTGGCCTTTACCTTTAAGCTAAAAGGCCATTCTCTAGAGATTCAGCAGCGGTTTACTAATCTTGCCGACCAGGCCATGCCCTTTGCGACTGGGCTACACCCCTACTTTTTAGTCGAAGACAAGTCTCAGCTAGACTTTGACATTCCTGCGATTGAGTATCGCGACCACCTGAGTGGCAGCGTGGAAACCTTCGGGGGCAGCTTTGATTTTGAGCAAGCCGAAATTGATCTGGCATTCCAGGGGTTAACGGCCTCAACCGCTACGGTCATCGACCGTCATCTGGGGCGGCAACTGACCCTTACCTGGAGCGCCGACTATACCAAACTGGTATTTTGGACGGTGAAGGGAAAAGACTATTACTGTCTAGAGCCCTGGACTGCCCCACGCAATGCCCTAAATACAGGTGAAGATCTGTTGATGTTGGCACCCCAAGAGACTCTAGAAACCACAGTCGGTATGGCGGTTTCGTTTTTATAG
- a CDS encoding permease: protein MTQLNNGITLFFSLLVEAMPFLLLGVVFSSVLLLFVDEQKLLKMMPKNVVLAALAGSLIGFMFPVCECGNIPVARRLLTKGAPTAVAIGYLLAAPTVNPIVFWATWIAFRDQPEIVFLRVGFSLLIATTIALIFSTQADIRPFLQDNLTRLMAEPEPVAGEAKAQEVSPLLKSGTFLMQSPGQVLQLDAPPAQVLAQVATAPPPLAARLRMMVDNMVLELRELGAVLVIGSAIAAFVQVAVPREVILGLGQGPVTSILAMMTLAWVVSICSTVDSFFALSFASTFTSGALLAFLVFGPMIDLKNISLLLTVFKGRAIIYMFVLAAQLTFLLTLVMNFYTG, encoded by the coding sequence ATGACCCAACTTAACAACGGCATTACGCTATTTTTTAGCTTGCTGGTCGAGGCTATGCCCTTTTTGCTGCTGGGCGTGGTGTTTTCGAGCGTGCTGCTGCTGTTTGTCGATGAACAAAAGCTGCTGAAGATGATGCCTAAAAACGTCGTCTTGGCGGCGCTGGCGGGGAGTCTAATCGGATTTATGTTTCCGGTGTGCGAGTGTGGCAATATCCCCGTGGCTCGGCGGCTGCTGACGAAGGGAGCGCCGACAGCGGTGGCGATCGGATATTTGCTGGCGGCCCCAACAGTGAACCCCATTGTGTTTTGGGCCACCTGGATTGCCTTTCGTGACCAGCCCGAAATTGTGTTTTTGCGGGTGGGCTTCAGCCTGCTGATTGCCACTACGATCGCCTTGATTTTTAGCACCCAGGCCGATATCCGTCCTTTCTTGCAGGACAATCTCACTCGCCTAATGGCGGAGCCAGAACCGGTGGCAGGCGAGGCCAAGGCGCAAGAGGTGTCGCCGCTGCTCAAGTCAGGTACGTTCTTAATGCAGTCGCCGGGGCAGGTGCTACAGCTCGATGCGCCCCCGGCCCAGGTGCTCGCCCAGGTGGCTACGGCCCCACCACCCCTGGCTGCTCGTCTGCGCATGATGGTCGACAATATGGTGCTTGAGCTGCGCGAACTGGGGGCCGTATTGGTGATCGGCAGTGCGATCGCCGCCTTTGTCCAAGTGGCTGTGCCCCGTGAGGTGATTTTGGGCTTGGGTCAGGGACCTGTGACCTCGATTTTGGCGATGATGACCTTGGCCTGGGTAGTGTCGATCTGTTCTACGGTTGACTCTTTCTTTGCGCTATCATTTGCCTCGACGTTTACCAGTGGTGCTCTGCTGGCATTTCTGGTATTTGGCCCGATGATCGATCTCAAAAACATTAGCCTGTTGCTGACGGTGTTTAAGGGGAGAGCGATCATTTACATGTTTGTGCTGGCGGCCCAACTCACATTTTTGCTGACCCTAGTGATGAATTTTTATACGGGCTAG
- a CDS encoding TIGR03943 family putative permease subunit, with amino-acid sequence MTSRSSSNGSRASARRPIPWQALVDAVMLILWGLMLLRFTVTGKLYLLLHPDYMWLAHLAMVLLLAMGTARSVQIWSSYRQGRGQTLRSQEHIALLPRQLSVGLLIAIAVFGLIYTPRPFASETAFQRGITDVLGQTRSRPQRFSLGGDSEERTIVDWVRTLNVYPEPDAYAGQAVRVSGFVTHIPGWPDNYFMISRFVLTCCAADAYPVGLPVVLPEGTPRPAPDTWLEIAGTVQTNTLDGKRQLTIGSPTLTEIPEPRTPYEY; translated from the coding sequence ATGACCTCACGTTCTAGCTCTAACGGTTCTCGGGCCTCGGCGAGGCGACCCATCCCCTGGCAGGCCCTGGTAGACGCGGTCATGCTGATCCTTTGGGGTCTGATGCTGCTGCGCTTTACGGTGACAGGTAAGCTTTACCTGCTGCTGCACCCCGACTATATGTGGCTGGCCCACCTAGCTATGGTGCTGCTGCTGGCCATGGGCACCGCTCGCTCGGTGCAGATATGGTCGAGCTACCGCCAGGGACGCGGGCAAACCCTACGCAGTCAAGAGCACATTGCTCTACTGCCCCGGCAGTTGAGCGTGGGCTTGCTAATTGCGATCGCGGTGTTTGGGCTGATTTACACCCCTCGCCCCTTTGCCAGCGAAACCGCCTTTCAGCGGGGCATTACCGATGTGCTGGGCCAGACGCGATCGCGGCCCCAGCGGTTTTCTCTCGGGGGCGACTCAGAAGAACGCACCATTGTGGACTGGGTGCGCACGCTCAATGTGTATCCTGAACCTGACGCCTACGCGGGGCAGGCGGTTAGAGTGAGTGGGTTTGTCACCCACATTCCCGGTTGGCCCGACAACTACTTTATGATTTCTCGGTTTGTGCTGACCTGTTGTGCTGCCGATGCCTACCCCGTGGGCCTGCCGGTAGTGTTACCCGAGGGCACCCCTCGCCCTGCCCCTGACACCTGGCTTGAGATTGCGGGTACGGTACAAACGAATACTCTTGACGGTAAGCGCCAGCTCACCATTGGCTCCCCCACCCTGACCGAAATTCCTGAACCCCGGACTCCTTACGAATACTAA
- a CDS encoding Ig-like domain-containing protein, with protein MARRRSRRRSRTHHPLDRVAIAVMVGLALALGLLVLSGDHATARVRDFTWQDRQVGAEDRAFLITFSRPMDVASVEKNLILEPPLPGKVSWAGRRMAYTLTEPLPYGESFKVSLEGARDRYAALTAGTSRFEPFVSQFETRRRAFLYIGTEGDEANRLVLADLVRQERTILTPKSLSVLAFKPYPLGDRVLFSATDTSQDGSLLNQQIYTVTTGITPRPPVDFIGDRPPLWRRLLPQPRASASGELELVLNNQNYQNLKFDLSADGQTIVVQRVNQQNPADFGPWLIRAGSAPQPIETEPGGDFLIAPDSQSLLLLQGQGTAIIDLNDGTHSGPRQPLDFLPNYGRVLDMATDGSAAAMVNFNQDDPEKRFTESLFLVTNQGREAELLQVSGSILDAQFDPTGQVLYVLASELVDAETLADENTLQSADAYIEQPLLLAITLSDGAVNPLLRLPQQQRSHLSVAPDGRSLLLDLAGQSVALDAAEAAKIWHLPIVYQPVVADPETAEITDLEDLQASEASDPEASVSPLADVPTVVVPEAFPFSGIQATWLP; from the coding sequence ATGGCCCGTCGCCGTTCTCGCCGTCGTTCTCGCACCCATCACCCCCTCGACCGAGTTGCCATAGCCGTTATGGTTGGCCTGGCGCTGGCCCTAGGGCTGCTGGTGCTCTCGGGCGACCACGCTACGGCACGGGTGCGTGACTTTACCTGGCAAGACCGCCAGGTCGGGGCCGAAGATCGGGCGTTTTTAATCACCTTTAGTCGGCCGATGGATGTGGCCAGCGTAGAAAAAAACCTCATCTTAGAGCCCCCCCTGCCGGGTAAGGTGAGCTGGGCCGGGCGGCGGATGGCCTATACCCTCACCGAGCCCCTGCCCTACGGGGAATCGTTTAAAGTCAGCCTTGAGGGTGCGCGCGATCGCTACGCTGCCCTCACCGCTGGCACCAGCCGTTTTGAGCCCTTTGTCAGCCAGTTTGAGACTCGCCGCCGGGCCTTTTTGTACATCGGTACAGAGGGCGACGAGGCCAACCGCCTGGTGTTAGCCGATCTGGTGCGTCAAGAGCGCACCATTCTTACCCCCAAGAGCCTATCGGTCCTGGCCTTTAAGCCCTATCCCCTGGGCGATCGCGTGTTGTTTTCAGCCACCGACACCAGCCAGGATGGCAGCTTGCTAAACCAGCAGATCTACACCGTCACCACGGGCATTACCCCCCGTCCACCCGTCGATTTCATCGGCGATCGCCCGCCCCTGTGGCGACGGCTGCTGCCTCAGCCCCGGGCATCGGCCTCGGGCGAACTCGAACTGGTGCTCAACAACCAAAATTATCAGAATCTCAAGTTTGATCTGTCTGCCGATGGCCAAACTATTGTGGTGCAGCGGGTCAACCAGCAAAACCCCGCCGACTTTGGCCCCTGGCTAATACGAGCCGGATCTGCCCCCCAACCCATTGAAACAGAGCCTGGGGGAGATTTCTTAATTGCTCCCGACAGTCAATCGCTGCTGCTGCTCCAGGGCCAGGGCACCGCCATCATCGATCTCAATGACGGCACCCACAGTGGTCCCCGGCAGCCCCTCGACTTTTTGCCCAACTATGGCCGCGTGCTCGATATGGCCACCGACGGATCCGCTGCCGCCATGGTTAATTTCAACCAAGACGATCCTGAGAAGCGGTTTACCGAATCGCTGTTTTTAGTCACCAACCAGGGTCGTGAAGCAGAACTTCTACAGGTCAGCGGCTCGATCTTAGACGCCCAGTTTGACCCCACTGGCCAGGTGCTCTACGTGTTGGCCAGTGAACTCGTCGATGCCGAAACCCTGGCCGACGAGAATACCCTCCAATCCGCCGATGCCTATATTGAGCAGCCCCTGCTGTTGGCTATTACCCTGAGCGATGGAGCGGTCAACCCCTTGCTACGGCTGCCTCAACAGCAGCGCAGCCACCTGAGCGTGGCCCCTGATGGGCGATCGCTCCTGCTCGATCTTGCCGGTCAATCGGTCGCCCTAGACGCAGCAGAGGCGGCAAAAATCTGGCATTTGCCCATCGTTTACCAGCCCGTAGTCGCCGACCCCGAAACTGCCGAGATCACTGATTTAGAAGATCTACAAGCCTCTGAGGCCAGCGACCCCGAGGCGTCTGTCAGCCCGCTGGCGGATGTTCCCACAGTCGTCGTTCCAGAGGCGTTTCCCTTCAGCGGTATTCAGGCTACCTGGCTGCCCTAG
- the pgeF gene encoding peptidoglycan editing factor PgeF, with protein MADWHWQTWQGQEFLTCELLRPWPHGFFTRQFWPQPPADLVAALREEATVQRVKQVHGNRVLTPAALPQDNRPVAMAEADGLVSDRPGQALWVCSADCSPVLIGDRATGQVSAIHAGWRGTAQAIVPVAVGQLQAHGSRLEDLVVAIGPAIAGAVYQVSVEVAATVGRTLIAEAPDDDAALIAQLQTWENSPVLSDQTPGKARLDVRLANVWQLVQLGLSPNQVAVAPHCTFQEPGRFFSYRRTGEKQVQWSGIVSDHSGSC; from the coding sequence ATGGCAGATTGGCACTGGCAAACCTGGCAGGGGCAAGAGTTTTTGACCTGCGAGCTACTGCGCCCATGGCCCCATGGCTTTTTTACGCGGCAGTTTTGGCCCCAGCCTCCAGCTGATTTAGTAGCGGCCCTGAGGGAAGAGGCGACGGTACAGCGGGTAAAGCAGGTTCATGGCAACCGGGTATTGACCCCAGCCGCTCTGCCCCAGGACAACCGCCCAGTGGCCATGGCCGAGGCCGATGGGTTAGTGAGCGATCGCCCCGGTCAAGCCCTCTGGGTGTGCTCGGCAGACTGTAGCCCGGTGCTAATTGGCGATCGCGCCACTGGGCAAGTTTCGGCGATCCACGCAGGCTGGCGGGGCACGGCTCAGGCCATTGTGCCGGTGGCCGTGGGCCAACTCCAGGCCCACGGCAGTCGCCTAGAGGATTTGGTGGTGGCCATTGGCCCGGCGATCGCCGGAGCCGTGTACCAGGTGTCGGTGGAGGTTGCTGCCACCGTGGGGCGTACTCTCATCGCTGAGGCTCCCGATGACGATGCTGCGCTGATCGCACAACTCCAGACCTGGGAAAATTCCCCCGTGCTCAGCGATCAGACCCCGGGCAAAGCCCGTCTGGACGTGCGCCTGGCCAATGTTTGGCAGCTAGTGCAGCTAGGCCTGAGCCCCAACCAGGTGGCCGTGGCTCCCCACTGCACCTTTCAGGAACCAGGGCGGTTCTTTTCCTATCGCCGCACGGGAGAAAAGCAGGTGCAGTGGTCGGGCATTGTCAGCGACCACTCAGGTAGCTGCTGA
- a CDS encoding biotin--[acetyl-CoA-carboxylase] ligase has protein sequence MNLNHLHQALLQPPKALGVMREYQALRPRFQLQVVEQIDSTNRALATMMAAGAPAGSVLIAVSQQSGRGQWGRQWQSPPGGLYLSLGLKPELPAHRSPYLTLASAWGVVTSLAHLGLPVQVKWPNDLVAQGKKLGGVLAETRIEAGQVQDVVIGLGLNGFNPVPTTGISIQQLIQPELAPGPLKTLEGLAAVVLYGLMQGYLHWQNQGDETFLKTYQARMANLGQTLTLEGNPAQVIGVAPSGNLRVQIAQLHETAPAVKTLEIEPGKVTLGYNA, from the coding sequence GTGAACTTAAACCACCTCCATCAAGCCCTCCTCCAGCCTCCTAAAGCCCTGGGAGTTATGCGTGAATACCAGGCATTACGGCCTCGTTTTCAGCTTCAGGTAGTCGAACAAATCGATTCTACCAACCGGGCCTTAGCAACCATGATGGCCGCTGGAGCTCCTGCTGGTAGCGTCCTGATTGCGGTTAGCCAGCAGTCGGGTCGGGGCCAGTGGGGACGACAGTGGCAGTCTCCTCCTGGTGGCCTGTACCTATCCCTAGGGCTCAAGCCTGAGCTACCGGCTCACCGCAGCCCCTACCTCACCTTGGCTAGTGCCTGGGGGGTCGTCACCAGCCTGGCCCATTTAGGTCTGCCCGTGCAGGTCAAATGGCCCAACGATCTTGTGGCCCAGGGCAAAAAACTGGGCGGGGTGCTGGCCGAAACCCGCATCGAAGCAGGCCAGGTCCAGGATGTGGTGATTGGGCTGGGGCTGAATGGATTCAACCCGGTGCCCACCACCGGAATTTCGATTCAGCAGCTGATTCAACCGGAATTGGCCCCTGGTCCCCTGAAGACCTTGGAGGGTCTGGCCGCCGTAGTTCTCTATGGTCTGATGCAGGGCTATCTCCACTGGCAAAACCAGGGGGATGAGACTTTTCTTAAGACCTATCAGGCTCGTATGGCCAATCTCGGCCAAACATTGACCCTGGAGGGGAACCCGGCACAGGTAATTGGGGTGGCCCCCTCGGGTAACCTGCGGGTACAAATAGCGCAATTGCATGAAACTGCACCAGCGGTCAAGACGCTGGAGATTGAACCAGGTAAAGTAACTTTGGGCTACAATGCGTAG
- a CDS encoding M23 family metallopeptidase codes for MTSPPPASQPMFSPVPPPPPAAITITIPTAPSAPTMAETLLKPAVTSLANEAASEGSPSEAPAANSSPVAPAVEPTPAVPPSIAADESVPAGYNSVFIDSTDYNLGATQAPATNAPNVVFSERSTGCQITVAPGQPGPSSSCAASASTAQATAVAGGDQGEIRVGPIAVGAQGVRLGSTTIISREALNERLRPLNILRRGNEEYVFPLSIPASISSLFGWRMHPIHQSWRFHAGTDLAAPTGTPVLATRSGRVAVSDFLGGYGLTVILRHDEGSLESRYAHLSQLAVKAGEWVEQGEVIGLVGSTGNSTGPHLHFELRQLTGDGWVAKDPIEVLEYGLANLLELVGNPLVALGRGAATAAEPEETLPGDYPFRPAQPNAS; via the coding sequence GTGACCTCTCCCCCTCCAGCGAGCCAGCCGATGTTTTCTCCGGTTCCCCCTCCACCGCCCGCGGCTATCACCATTACTATTCCGACTGCCCCTTCGGCCCCCACTATGGCCGAAACATTGCTCAAGCCTGCTGTCACCTCCCTGGCCAATGAAGCAGCTAGTGAAGGAAGCCCCTCGGAGGCCCCCGCCGCTAACAGTAGCCCTGTCGCCCCCGCTGTCGAGCCCACCCCTGCTGTGCCTCCCAGCATTGCAGCCGATGAGTCGGTGCCCGCAGGCTACAACAGTGTCTTTATCGACTCCACTGACTACAACTTGGGCGCGACCCAAGCCCCGGCGACCAATGCTCCCAATGTCGTCTTTTCAGAGCGCTCCACGGGCTGCCAAATTACGGTCGCTCCCGGTCAACCCGGCCCCAGTTCATCCTGCGCCGCCAGTGCCTCGACTGCCCAGGCAACCGCTGTAGCGGGCGGCGATCAGGGAGAGATTCGGGTGGGGCCAATCGCCGTCGGAGCCCAGGGGGTACGCCTGGGTAGCACTACAATTATTAGCCGAGAGGCTCTGAACGAACGGCTACGGCCCCTCAATATTTTGCGACGCGGCAATGAAGAATACGTCTTCCCGCTGTCTATTCCGGCCTCGATATCGTCGCTGTTTGGCTGGCGGATGCACCCGATTCATCAGAGCTGGCGGTTTCACGCCGGTACTGACTTGGCGGCTCCTACGGGTACCCCAGTGCTGGCTACCCGGTCCGGGCGCGTCGCGGTGTCAGACTTTTTGGGCGGCTACGGCCTCACCGTGATTTTGCGCCACGATGAGGGCAGTTTAGAGTCTCGCTACGCCCACCTGTCTCAGCTGGCGGTAAAAGCTGGAGAATGGGTTGAACAGGGCGAAGTGATTGGTTTAGTCGGCAGTACCGGTAACTCTACTGGGCCTCACCTACACTTTGAGCTGCGCCAGCTTACCGGAGATGGTTGGGTCGCTAAAGATCCGATCGAGGTTTTGGAATATGGCTTGGCCAATCTCCTGGAGCTGGTAGGAAATCCATTAGTGGCCCTTGGGCGGGGCGCGGCCACGGCGGCTGAACCCGAAGAGACCCTTCCTGGCGACTACCCCTTCCGTCCGGCCCAGCCCAATGCTAGCTAA
- a CDS encoding thioesterase family protein → MGYCFEHQVRFHETDGAGVVYFANELTMCHAAYEASLAAAGLDLGTFFKAEVVAYPVVHASIDYCRPLGCGDRITIDLTPTRLDDNCFEIQYLVKLDDAVAAQALTQHVCIEVATRRRYPLPAAMEQWLERWGNSAAPLN, encoded by the coding sequence ATGGGCTACTGCTTTGAGCATCAGGTTCGGTTTCACGAAACCGATGGGGCGGGGGTGGTGTACTTCGCCAACGAACTAACGATGTGCCACGCCGCCTATGAAGCCTCGTTGGCGGCGGCAGGGCTAGACCTAGGGACCTTCTTTAAAGCTGAAGTCGTGGCCTATCCAGTTGTGCATGCCAGCATAGACTATTGCCGACCCCTGGGCTGTGGCGATCGCATCACCATTGACCTGACCCCTACCCGTCTAGATGACAACTGCTTTGAAATTCAGTATCTGGTCAAGCTAGACGATGCCGTGGCGGCCCAGGCGCTAACTCAGCACGTCTGCATTGAGGTGGCGACTCGTCGGCGTTATCCCCTCCCTGCCGCCATGGAGCAGTGGCTAGAGCGCTGGGGTAATAGTGCTGCCCCATTGAATTAG
- a CDS encoding methyltransferase domain-containing protein — MNAFTSLGLLLALLSGGAALYLFTPRRYESANSVANSYDQWTNDGILEFYWGEHIHLGHYGSPPRRKDFLAAKADFVHEMVRWGGLDRLPAGTTVLDVGCGIGGSSRMLARDYGFEVTGVTISPNQVKRAQQLTPEGVSARFQVDDAMALSFPDASFDVVWSVEAGPHMPDKAIFARELLRVLKPGGVLVVADWNQRDDRKKPLNAWERPVMRQLLDQWSHPAFASIEGFAEQLEATGFVAGQVTTADWSKETLPSWLDSIWQGVIRPQGMVRFGPAGIIKSVREVPTLLLMRLAFGAGLCRFGMFRAVRANPAEHPQAMVMSSDRYTS, encoded by the coding sequence ATGAACGCATTCACCAGTCTTGGCCTACTACTTGCCCTCTTGTCCGGGGGGGCGGCGCTTTACCTATTTACCCCTCGCCGCTACGAGTCGGCCAACTCCGTCGCCAACTCCTACGATCAATGGACCAACGACGGTATTTTAGAGTTTTACTGGGGTGAACACATTCACCTGGGCCACTACGGATCGCCACCCCGCCGTAAAGATTTTCTCGCCGCCAAAGCTGACTTCGTCCATGAAATGGTGCGCTGGGGCGGTCTAGACCGCCTGCCAGCGGGCACCACGGTGCTAGATGTGGGCTGCGGTATTGGCGGCAGCAGCCGAATGCTGGCCCGCGACTATGGCTTTGAGGTAACCGGTGTCACCATTAGCCCCAACCAGGTAAAGCGGGCTCAGCAACTCACCCCCGAGGGGGTGTCTGCTCGCTTTCAGGTAGATGACGCCATGGCGCTGTCGTTTCCCGATGCCAGCTTTGATGTGGTGTGGTCGGTGGAGGCCGGCCCTCACATGCCTGACAAAGCTATTTTTGCCCGCGAACTACTACGGGTGCTCAAGCCCGGTGGGGTGCTAGTCGTTGCCGACTGGAACCAGCGGGATGACCGCAAAAAACCCCTCAACGCCTGGGAAAGACCAGTAATGCGTCAGCTACTTGACCAGTGGTCGCACCCCGCCTTTGCTAGCATTGAAGGCTTTGCCGAACAGCTAGAGGCCACCGGATTTGTGGCTGGCCAGGTAACAACCGCCGACTGGTCTAAAGAAACCCTACCCTCCTGGCTCGACTCGATCTGGCAGGGGGTGATTCGGCCTCAGGGCATGGTGCGTTTTGGGCCAGCCGGAATTATCAAGTCGGTGCGGGAGGTGCCGACTTTGCTGCTCATGCGGCTGGCCTTTGGGGCCGGGCTGTGTCGGTTTGGCATGTTTCGAGCGGTGCGGGCCAACCCGGCAGAACACCCTCAGGCGATGGTGATGTCGTCAGATAGGTACACATCTTGA
- a CDS encoding class I fructose-bisphosphate aldolase, whose translation MVTTLSSPETIADWLGPDAESLLSYSAKVSKSMLHLPGPDWVDRIFAQSDRNPQVLRSLQQLYGHGRLANTGYLSILPVDQGIEHSAGASFAPNPIYFDPQNIVELAIAGGCNAVATTLGVLGSVARRYAHKIPFIVKLNHNELLTSPNRFDQIMFADVDQAWNLGAVAVGATIYFGSEESTRQIQEVSAAFQRAHELGMATILWCYLRSSDFKQDKDYHVAADLTGQANHLGVTIEADIIKQKLPEVNNGYGAVAKAIGGTYGKTHDLIYSDLTTDHPIDLTRYQVLNCYAGRMGLINSGGGSGKTDFAEAIRTAVINKRAGGMGLISGRKTFQRDFKEGVKLFHLIQDVYLSDDITIA comes from the coding sequence ATGGTTACTACCCTGTCATCTCCAGAGACAATTGCCGACTGGCTTGGCCCCGATGCCGAATCGCTGCTGAGCTATAGCGCCAAAGTGTCGAAGTCGATGCTGCACCTACCAGGGCCAGACTGGGTCGATCGCATTTTTGCCCAGAGCGATCGCAACCCCCAAGTATTGCGCAGTCTGCAACAGCTCTACGGCCATGGTCGCCTAGCCAACACTGGCTACCTGTCGATTTTGCCCGTAGACCAGGGCATTGAGCATTCCGCTGGAGCCTCCTTTGCCCCCAACCCAATTTATTTTGACCCGCAAAATATTGTCGAACTGGCGATCGCAGGGGGCTGCAACGCCGTCGCCACCACCCTGGGCGTACTGGGCAGCGTGGCCCGTCGCTATGCCCACAAAATTCCCTTCATCGTCAAGCTCAACCACAATGAGCTGCTCACTAGCCCCAACCGCTTCGACCAGATCATGTTTGCCGATGTCGACCAGGCCTGGAATTTGGGAGCTGTAGCCGTAGGGGCCACTATCTACTTCGGCTCTGAAGAATCGACCCGGCAAATTCAAGAGGTCAGCGCTGCCTTTCAGCGGGCCCACGAGCTGGGTATGGCCACCATTCTCTGGTGCTATCTGCGCAGCAGCGACTTTAAGCAAGACAAAGACTACCACGTCGCCGCCGACCTCACCGGCCAGGCTAACCACCTAGGCGTCACCATCGAGGCCGACATCATCAAGCAAAAGCTGCCCGAGGTCAACAACGGCTATGGGGCAGTGGCCAAAGCCATTGGCGGCACCTACGGCAAAACCCACGACTTAATCTATAGCGACCTCACCACCGACCACCCCATTGATCTCACCCGCTACCAGGTACTCAACTGCTACGCCGGGCGCATGGGGCTGATCAACTCCGGCGGTGGCTCCGGCAAAACCGACTTTGCTGAGGCCATCCGCACCGCCGTGATCAACAAGCGGGCCGGGGGCATGGGGCTAATTTCGGGCCGCAAAACCTTCCAGCGCGACTTCAAAGAAGGGGTGAAACTCTTTCACCTAATTCAAGATGTGTACCTATCTGACGACATCACCATCGCCTGA
- the moaA gene encoding GTP 3',8-cyclase MoaA, whose product MPAIDYLRISLIDRCNFQCQYCMPEGADLQYLPQAEWLTRAELRQLLQEVFMPLGFSNFRLTGGEPLVRSEVVDIVRDIATLPGVTDLALTTNAFLLSGLAQNLWDAGLRRLNISLDSLDPAIFDRIVGGRGKSRWPQVWEGIQAAHRVGFSPLKLNVVVIPGVNDHEVLDLAALTLDRTWHVRFIEFMPIGNDSLFEQKGWVDSATLRDRIRQRWGLNAGTVRGNGPADVFQIPGAKGTVGFISQMSECFCDRCNRMRLSADGWLRPCLLNETGQLDLKTALRQGISTAEIKHQVAMLLAEKPEINYKMRQSGTSGAYQRTMSQIGG is encoded by the coding sequence ATGCCTGCCATTGACTACCTCCGTATTAGCCTGATCGATCGCTGCAATTTTCAGTGTCAGTACTGCATGCCCGAGGGGGCCGACTTGCAGTACCTGCCTCAGGCAGAATGGCTGACCCGCGCTGAGCTGCGGCAGCTCTTGCAGGAGGTGTTTATGCCGCTGGGGTTCTCGAATTTTCGGTTGACCGGGGGCGAACCGCTGGTGCGTTCAGAGGTGGTCGATATTGTGCGCGACATTGCTACCCTGCCGGGAGTCACAGACTTGGCCCTGACCACCAACGCTTTTCTACTCAGCGGCCTAGCCCAAAATCTGTGGGATGCCGGGCTGCGACGGCTCAACATCAGTCTCGATTCTCTTGACCCAGCGATTTTCGATCGCATTGTAGGCGGTCGAGGAAAATCGCGGTGGCCCCAGGTGTGGGAGGGCATTCAGGCCGCCCACCGGGTGGGGTTTTCGCCCTTAAAACTCAACGTGGTGGTAATTCCCGGCGTCAACGACCACGAGGTGCTAGACCTGGCGGCGCTGACCCTCGATCGCACCTGGCATGTGCGATTTATTGAATTTATGCCGATTGGCAACGACAGTTTATTTGAGCAAAAGGGCTGGGTAGATTCAGCCACCCTGCGCGATCGCATTCGTCAGCGCTGGGGCCTCAACGCTGGCACCGTTCGCGGCAATGGTCCAGCCGATGTGTTTCAAATTCCTGGGGCCAAGGGCACCGTCGGCTTTATCAGCCAGATGTCGGAGTGCTTCTGCGATCGCTGTAACCGGATGCGGCTGTCGGCTGATGGCTGGCTGCGCCCCTGTCTGCTCAACGAAACTGGACAGCTTGATCTAAAAACTGCTCTACGCCAGGGCATTTCTACCGCTGAGATCAAACACCAGGTCGCCATGCTGCTAGCCGAAAAACCCGAGATTAACTACAAAATGCGCCAGTCGGGCACTTCGGGTGCCTACCAGCGCACCATGTCCCAAATTGGCGGTTGA